A window of the Candidatus Paraluminiphilus aquimaris genome harbors these coding sequences:
- a CDS encoding glycoside hydrolase family 3 protein produces MRLARHLTYSTLVVMTLAACGTKPATQGAHVDLSCAQAATTSVDIKACADAITSQLTLRHKVGQMIQGEIRDVSAQDVREFGLGSVLNGGGSFPQENKYATVEDWVDLANAYYEASVDTTEGSAGIPIVWGTDAVHGHNNVMGATLFPHNIGLGATRDPELVKQIIGATAREVKATGIDWIFAPTVAVAKDARWGRTYESFSSDPAIAGSFVAPIVEAMQAEGIASTAKHFIGDGGTLRGDDRGETTLPLDELIAVHGQGYVEAIDKDVMSVMSSFNSWYGDKIHGSKAILTDLLRGEMGFEGMVVSDWNGIGEVAGCTNDDCAQAINAGVDMLMVPAEWKSLYHNTLAQVASGEIAEARIDEAVSRILVMKIKAGLFTRGQPSTFAAEYRDQIGHPEHRALAREAVRKSQVLLKNSDNLLPLHADRRYLVAGPGADNIGQQSGGWTISWQGTGNANTDFPGAMSILEGLTQQIESAGGSVTTDESAEVDAAIFVFGETPYAEMQGDVYSVAWYDQRAERSRMKALKQRGIPVVAVFLTGRPMWVNDILNLSDAFVVSWLPGSEGQGVADVLLRDAAGRVQYDFAGKLPMAWPGLDVNARDRDLPVDEFIFPLGYGLTVDESRPWVALSEVMIGADNSLDQEVFNGGPRGSWRLFSGDASDWEVEATSSSSQSSTGSVTIEAIDRLVQEDARRVTFVGNGAGVSQVYMQSEYPTDLTALNDAGGALSIEFRVQRMPTSVVELRMDCKYPCSGAVRFTKVLLDSPLGEWTKRAVPVACFQEAGLNLAQVNTAFVLATEGDITLDISEIKLTTMPEIRSIASCADLVNDTLLLD; encoded by the coding sequence ATGCGCCTTGCACGACACCTCACCTATTCCACATTAGTAGTTATGACCTTGGCAGCTTGCGGCACGAAGCCAGCGACACAGGGCGCCCATGTTGATTTGAGCTGTGCTCAAGCTGCGACCACTTCAGTGGACATAAAAGCCTGTGCCGACGCCATAACCAGTCAACTCACCTTGCGGCATAAAGTCGGCCAGATGATTCAGGGCGAAATTCGCGATGTTTCTGCGCAGGATGTGCGCGAGTTTGGTTTAGGCAGCGTCTTAAACGGCGGTGGGTCATTTCCTCAGGAAAACAAATACGCGACGGTGGAGGATTGGGTCGATCTTGCTAATGCCTACTATGAAGCGTCGGTAGACACCACAGAAGGCAGCGCAGGTATACCTATCGTCTGGGGGACAGATGCCGTTCACGGTCACAACAATGTGATGGGCGCGACGTTGTTTCCGCACAACATTGGTCTGGGTGCGACGCGTGACCCCGAGCTTGTGAAACAGATCATCGGAGCCACGGCCCGAGAGGTCAAAGCAACGGGCATCGACTGGATTTTCGCGCCAACCGTTGCGGTTGCGAAGGATGCCAGATGGGGACGAACGTACGAATCGTTCAGCTCGGACCCAGCCATCGCCGGCAGTTTCGTTGCTCCAATCGTCGAAGCGATGCAGGCCGAAGGGATCGCATCGACGGCTAAGCACTTCATTGGGGACGGCGGTACGTTGCGTGGAGATGACCGAGGCGAAACGACTCTACCTTTGGATGAGTTAATTGCAGTCCATGGACAGGGGTATGTGGAAGCGATTGATAAGGATGTTATGAGTGTCATGTCATCCTTTAATAGCTGGTATGGCGACAAAATTCACGGCAGCAAAGCAATTCTTACCGATTTGCTTCGAGGTGAGATGGGCTTTGAAGGTATGGTCGTTAGCGACTGGAACGGTATTGGTGAGGTTGCGGGCTGCACCAACGATGACTGCGCGCAAGCGATTAACGCCGGCGTGGACATGCTCATGGTGCCTGCCGAGTGGAAGTCGCTCTATCACAATACGCTCGCGCAAGTAGCCTCTGGCGAGATTGCTGAGGCGAGGATCGATGAAGCAGTATCGCGCATTCTCGTAATGAAAATAAAAGCGGGGTTATTTACTCGTGGGCAGCCATCGACCTTTGCCGCGGAGTATCGCGATCAGATTGGACATCCTGAGCACCGCGCTCTGGCGCGCGAGGCCGTGCGCAAATCGCAAGTTCTACTCAAAAACAGCGACAACCTGCTGCCTTTGCATGCAGATCGCCGCTATTTGGTAGCGGGACCTGGCGCTGACAATATTGGACAGCAAAGCGGTGGATGGACCATAAGCTGGCAGGGTACTGGCAACGCCAACACAGACTTTCCGGGCGCGATGTCAATATTGGAGGGTTTGACCCAGCAAATCGAGTCGGCAGGAGGTAGCGTCACCACTGACGAGTCGGCGGAGGTTGATGCGGCGATCTTTGTTTTCGGAGAGACGCCTTATGCTGAGATGCAGGGGGACGTCTATTCGGTCGCTTGGTATGACCAGCGCGCAGAGCGGTCTCGTATGAAAGCGTTGAAGCAACGCGGTATTCCTGTAGTAGCGGTCTTTTTGACAGGTCGCCCAATGTGGGTAAACGATATTCTCAATCTCAGCGATGCCTTCGTGGTCTCCTGGCTTCCCGGAAGCGAGGGGCAGGGCGTTGCTGACGTTCTTCTGCGAGATGCCGCGGGTCGTGTGCAATACGACTTTGCGGGAAAGCTACCCATGGCGTGGCCCGGTTTGGACGTTAATGCACGTGATCGGGATCTCCCGGTGGACGAGTTCATTTTCCCTCTTGGCTATGGACTTACAGTAGATGAGTCCCGTCCCTGGGTCGCGCTCTCTGAGGTAATGATCGGAGCCGATAACAGCTTGGACCAAGAAGTATTTAATGGCGGCCCACGCGGATCCTGGCGACTCTTTTCCGGCGATGCGAGTGACTGGGAAGTGGAGGCCACTTCGAGCAGTTCACAGTCATCAACGGGTAGCGTCACGATTGAGGCTATTGACCGGTTGGTTCAAGAGGACGCGCGTCGAGTTACTTTCGTAGGGAATGGGGCCGGTGTATCCCAAGTCTACATGCAGTCAGAGTACCCGACGGATTTAACGGCGCTCAATGACGCGGGCGGAGCCTTGTCTATCGAGTTTAGAGTTCAGCGTATGCCGACGTCGGTGGTGGAACTGCGCATGGACTGTAAATACCCATGTTCGGGCGCTGTGCGCTTCACGAAAGTCCTGCTGGATTCACCTCTCGGTGAGTGGACTAAGCGGGCCGTTCCGGTGGCGTGTTTCCAAGAGGCAGGCTTGAACTTAGCGCAAGTAAATACAGCCTTCGTTCTGGCGACTGAGGGTGATATAACGCTCGACATATCGGAGATTAAGTTGACAACGATGCCAGAGATTCGCTCGATCGCGTCGTGTGCTGACCTCGTTAACGACACACTGCTGCTCGACTAG
- a CDS encoding TonB-dependent receptor, whose amino-acid sequence MDRHLFAKKRVSLAVSLALGAVAASPVMAQDGENANGQMMEEVVVTGIRSSLKRAMDTKRDATGVVDAITAEDIGDFPDTNLAEALQRITGVAIDRDRGEGARVTVRGFGADFNLVTLNGRQMPTHSGLGRSFDFGDIASESVSGVEVYKTAQASVPTGGIGATINVLTAKPLDNPGLSASLAARGVKDQSSFTGDEWTPEVAFLLSNTFMDDTVGIAITGSFQERQSGQASGSNGNWLERDGVGVPDNGQQINGPVPGDIVGLPQQQTYTLDEWDRERTNAQVTLQWSPIETLTATLDYTYAELDLRHTANSMSVWFSPTGQSGNWVREGNVVSPLVYTETNNQPDFSMGAFSDASINERKSTGLNLKWDPTDRLSLELDYHDSEATRNPNSAFGSSGQVSMSIFGRELTSVNYTNELPVLTLGMAEPISPDDLQISGSVFNNNWADMGIEQVQFDGSFELTDTLVLDFGVAQTEVDNYTAGSNVQRNTWGQNQTSAFGSVADLVVPASLAGVFSELSGGDQVNNNFFMANMEDLAARAEFLQSLPESNPMHLATASNLGDCGTGFCASSTPDSEDFFEEDTFAAYLQLNFAGEIFNRPFNVRAGVRHEETEVVSSTAAQAYDRVEWRSTNEFEIIRAEGSVPSALAGEYDFTLPSIDFDMELTDNLVLRASASQTIARAGYGSLVGTLNLPTITRVDQGIPGEAIASVGNPGLLPYESDNLDFSLEYYYGEASYISAGYFDKKVRNWIAGGILENVILNDQLASPGLGPLYNDAAAALQAQNGVYPGNAEIRDYIFANFADQPGVDAANQVITGVVGRDDAVPFNVNTLTNSDREEGIDGWELAWQHNFWDTGVGFIANMTIADGSAVYDNQLNESQFALAGLSDTRNFILFYDKYGLQARVAYNWRDGYYTGGDLKPGYQTEYEQWDANITYELTDGLVVFVEGINITNETFRSHGRSQYQTYGVGQIGARYNVGFRYNY is encoded by the coding sequence ATGGATCGTCACTTGTTTGCAAAAAAACGCGTTTCGCTTGCCGTCTCTCTTGCTCTCGGAGCAGTGGCCGCATCTCCTGTCATGGCACAGGACGGCGAGAACGCCAATGGCCAGATGATGGAAGAAGTCGTCGTCACGGGTATTCGTTCAAGTCTCAAGCGCGCAATGGACACGAAGCGAGATGCGACTGGTGTCGTAGATGCTATTACGGCTGAAGACATCGGTGACTTCCCCGACACAAACTTGGCCGAAGCGCTCCAACGTATCACTGGTGTCGCAATTGACCGGGACCGCGGTGAAGGTGCTCGAGTCACGGTTCGAGGTTTTGGCGCCGACTTCAACTTGGTCACGCTAAACGGCCGCCAGATGCCAACGCACAGTGGCCTTGGACGCTCATTCGACTTCGGTGATATTGCCTCGGAGAGTGTTTCGGGCGTCGAGGTATACAAGACGGCGCAAGCCAGTGTCCCCACGGGTGGCATTGGTGCAACCATCAACGTGCTGACAGCGAAGCCGCTGGATAATCCCGGCCTGTCTGCATCGCTCGCCGCTCGAGGCGTGAAGGATCAAAGTTCCTTCACCGGTGATGAGTGGACTCCCGAAGTGGCGTTCCTGCTCTCTAACACATTCATGGACGACACTGTTGGTATCGCAATAACCGGTAGCTTCCAGGAGCGACAATCGGGACAGGCGTCTGGATCAAACGGCAACTGGCTCGAGCGCGATGGCGTTGGCGTGCCCGATAACGGTCAACAGATCAATGGCCCCGTACCGGGCGACATAGTGGGCTTGCCACAGCAGCAGACCTACACACTCGACGAATGGGACCGTGAGCGAACAAATGCGCAGGTCACGTTGCAGTGGAGCCCTATCGAGACACTAACGGCAACCCTCGACTACACCTACGCGGAACTTGATCTCCGACACACGGCCAACAGCATGTCGGTTTGGTTCAGCCCAACAGGTCAATCGGGTAACTGGGTTCGCGAGGGCAACGTCGTTAGCCCATTGGTTTACACCGAGACAAACAACCAGCCCGACTTCTCTATGGGTGCGTTCTCTGATGCATCGATTAATGAGCGCAAGTCGACTGGCTTAAACCTCAAGTGGGATCCTACGGACCGCTTGAGTCTGGAACTCGACTACCACGACTCCGAAGCAACACGAAACCCCAACAGTGCATTCGGGAGCTCTGGCCAAGTTTCAATGTCAATCTTTGGACGCGAATTGACCTCGGTCAACTACACCAACGAGCTGCCTGTGTTAACCCTTGGGATGGCCGAGCCTATTTCGCCTGACGACCTACAAATCTCTGGGTCAGTTTTCAATAACAACTGGGCAGACATGGGCATCGAGCAGGTCCAGTTCGACGGTAGCTTTGAGCTGACAGACACGCTGGTACTGGACTTTGGCGTGGCTCAAACAGAAGTGGATAACTACACGGCTGGCTCAAACGTACAGCGGAATACATGGGGACAAAACCAGACGTCTGCGTTTGGCAGTGTTGCCGACCTCGTTGTACCGGCCTCTTTGGCGGGCGTTTTCAGCGAGTTATCAGGTGGCGATCAAGTCAACAACAACTTCTTTATGGCCAATATGGAGGATCTCGCAGCACGTGCTGAGTTCCTGCAAAGCTTGCCCGAAAGTAACCCAATGCATCTGGCGACCGCCTCCAATTTGGGTGACTGCGGTACCGGCTTCTGTGCGAGTTCAACGCCTGACAGCGAAGATTTCTTTGAAGAAGATACATTCGCTGCTTATTTGCAACTTAACTTTGCGGGCGAAATTTTTAACCGCCCCTTCAACGTTCGCGCTGGTGTGCGACACGAAGAGACCGAGGTGGTTTCAAGTACAGCGGCACAAGCGTACGACCGCGTTGAATGGCGCTCAACGAACGAATTCGAAATTATCCGAGCAGAAGGAAGCGTACCGTCTGCGCTCGCGGGCGAGTATGACTTCACACTCCCTTCTATCGACTTCGATATGGAGTTAACCGACAACTTGGTATTACGCGCATCGGCAAGCCAAACGATTGCTCGCGCAGGATACGGGTCGCTCGTCGGCACCTTGAACCTTCCCACCATCACGCGGGTTGACCAAGGTATTCCAGGCGAAGCGATTGCATCGGTCGGTAACCCAGGTCTCTTACCTTACGAGTCGGATAACCTCGATTTCTCGCTAGAGTATTACTACGGAGAGGCGAGCTATATCTCTGCAGGATACTTTGACAAGAAAGTCCGCAACTGGATCGCCGGAGGTATTCTCGAAAACGTCATCCTGAATGATCAGCTGGCAAGTCCAGGTCTTGGCCCACTCTATAACGATGCGGCTGCGGCACTGCAAGCTCAGAACGGTGTCTACCCTGGAAACGCAGAGATTCGTGATTACATCTTCGCCAACTTTGCTGATCAACCAGGTGTGGACGCTGCGAACCAGGTTATTACGGGTGTTGTCGGTCGAGATGATGCTGTGCCCTTCAACGTCAATACGCTCACCAACAGTGATCGTGAAGAAGGGATCGACGGCTGGGAATTGGCATGGCAACACAACTTCTGGGACACGGGCGTTGGCTTCATTGCGAACATGACCATTGCGGATGGCTCTGCTGTCTACGATAACCAGCTGAACGAGAGCCAGTTCGCGCTTGCGGGCTTGTCCGACACACGTAACTTCATCCTGTTCTACGATAAGTATGGACTTCAGGCTCGTGTTGCCTACAACTGGCGTGACGGTTACTACACAGGTGGTGATCTCAAGCCTGGCTACCAGACCGAGTATGAGCAGTGGGATGCCAACATCACGTACGAACTTACCGATGGTTTGGTTGTGTTCGTAGAGGGCATCAACATTACCAACGAGACATTCCGCTCTCATGGTCGTAGCCAGTACCAGACCTACGGCGTTGGTCAGATCGGTGCGCGCTACAACGTAGGCTTCCGCTACAACTACTAA
- a CDS encoding tryptophan halogenase family protein, translated as MAQHDIKDIVIVGGGTAGWLTANIIAARFCPEKGRGLQVTLVESPNVPTVGVGEGTWPSMRTTLKDIGIAEADFIRSCDASLKQGTWFKDWITTGDTPYYHPFSLPEGFDTVNLAEHWLAGAAGNVPFAEAVTPQYAVCELGRAPKQIGIPNYAYTVNYGYHLDAGKFAALLTKNATEKLGVKHLHADVVSVNTDENGYITGVVTEQAGEICGDLFIDCSGFQSLLLGQHYGTEQVSVESILFNNAAVAVQVPYPDETTPIATTTHSTAQKNGWVWDIGLQHRRGVGHVFSKDFQSHEETLQVLDQYLKDTGRSKGLEDLNPRLLSFDPGYREKFWVKNCLGIGLSAGFIEPLEASALVLVELSAAALANQMPRDRSDMTVIADRFNREFEGRWSQIIDFLKLHYVLSKRDDSAYWTRNRAPASIPDTLQENLIVWANRAPWYHDDLRRDEMFPAASYQYVLYGMGFESRLTFDALRSSEDKRSMAKQLFAETQKKAQKYGQFLPPTRFLMNQIREQDFARI; from the coding sequence ATGGCTCAACACGATATCAAAGACATTGTAATTGTTGGCGGAGGCACCGCTGGCTGGTTGACCGCGAATATTATTGCGGCTCGATTTTGCCCTGAGAAAGGTCGCGGTCTCCAGGTAACACTTGTCGAGTCGCCCAACGTGCCCACCGTTGGCGTAGGCGAAGGCACATGGCCGTCGATGCGAACAACCCTTAAAGATATTGGGATTGCCGAGGCAGACTTCATTCGCTCATGTGATGCCTCGCTTAAGCAGGGCACATGGTTTAAAGATTGGATCACAACGGGCGATACACCCTACTACCACCCGTTCTCACTGCCAGAAGGGTTTGACACCGTAAATCTTGCTGAGCACTGGCTCGCGGGAGCGGCGGGCAATGTGCCCTTTGCAGAGGCTGTGACCCCACAGTATGCCGTCTGTGAGCTTGGGAGGGCGCCGAAACAAATTGGCATTCCTAATTATGCGTATACCGTTAATTACGGATACCACCTCGACGCGGGTAAATTTGCAGCGCTGCTCACAAAAAATGCCACCGAAAAACTTGGAGTCAAGCACCTTCATGCGGACGTGGTCAGCGTTAATACCGATGAAAACGGGTACATAACAGGCGTAGTGACTGAGCAAGCAGGTGAAATCTGTGGAGACCTATTTATCGACTGCTCCGGCTTTCAAAGTCTACTCCTTGGTCAGCATTATGGTACTGAGCAAGTGTCTGTTGAGTCGATACTCTTCAATAACGCGGCCGTGGCCGTACAAGTGCCCTACCCCGACGAAACAACGCCTATTGCGACAACGACACACTCTACTGCCCAAAAGAACGGTTGGGTCTGGGATATAGGACTTCAGCACCGTCGTGGTGTTGGACACGTCTTCTCTAAAGACTTCCAGTCTCATGAAGAAACCCTTCAGGTCCTTGATCAGTATCTCAAAGACACAGGTCGATCGAAGGGACTGGAAGATCTGAATCCCCGACTGCTGAGTTTCGATCCAGGTTACCGCGAAAAGTTCTGGGTAAAGAATTGCCTTGGCATTGGTTTGTCGGCGGGCTTCATTGAACCGCTGGAAGCATCCGCGTTGGTACTTGTAGAGCTAAGCGCAGCCGCCCTGGCTAATCAGATGCCACGTGATCGGAGCGATATGACGGTGATTGCGGATCGCTTCAATCGAGAATTTGAGGGGCGCTGGTCGCAAATTATTGACTTCCTCAAGCTCCACTACGTGCTATCAAAGCGAGATGATTCAGCCTATTGGACCCGTAACCGCGCCCCTGCCTCCATACCCGATACACTGCAAGAAAATCTCATTGTTTGGGCTAATCGCGCGCCTTGGTATCATGATGACCTGCGGCGTGATGAGATGTTCCCTGCAGCCAGCTACCAGTACGTATTGTATGGTATGGGGTTCGAATCGCGACTGACCTTTGATGCCCTTCGCTCTAGCGAAGATAAACGGTCAATGGCAAAGCAGCTATTTGCGGAGACGCAGAAAAAGGCGCAAAAATATGGGCAGTTTCTGCCGCCTACACGCTTTTTAATGAATCAAATACGCGAGCAGGACTTCGCGAGAATTTAG
- a CDS encoding SapC family protein, which yields MGNIQKLNNVEHAQLKIKQSACDADHVMFSPIYTTEMRALQSNFPLMFYKSPNDGSFSPVALFGFEQGENLFIHENRWTSQYIPMLIQRGPLMIATEGQTATGETSRVIAIDMEHPNVSDIEGEPLFLEFGGNTAYLDRLAAMLEGIHQGHTLTPSFVDALNQHNLITAITLKITLNNGQEHALEGFYAIDDETLQTLNEEATTDLHRRGYLLPAYMMVASQSQLKRLIELKNAKVTT from the coding sequence TTGGGAAACATACAAAAGTTAAACAATGTTGAGCATGCTCAACTAAAAATAAAGCAGTCAGCCTGCGACGCCGATCACGTCATGTTCTCGCCAATTTACACCACGGAAATGCGGGCACTACAAAGCAATTTTCCGCTCATGTTTTATAAGTCACCCAACGATGGAAGTTTTTCACCCGTCGCACTTTTTGGGTTTGAGCAGGGTGAGAACCTGTTTATCCATGAGAATCGTTGGACAAGCCAATATATCCCTATGCTGATTCAACGTGGCCCCTTGATGATTGCGACAGAGGGGCAGACCGCGACAGGCGAGACATCGCGTGTGATCGCGATCGACATGGAGCACCCCAATGTATCCGATATCGAGGGCGAGCCACTTTTCTTGGAGTTTGGGGGCAATACGGCTTACCTGGACCGGCTCGCCGCAATGCTTGAAGGTATACATCAAGGGCACACCCTAACACCGTCCTTTGTAGACGCCCTTAATCAGCACAACCTCATTACAGCCATAACGCTTAAAATCACGCTCAACAACGGGCAGGAGCATGCACTAGAAGGGTTCTACGCCATCGACGATGAGACGCTGCAAACGCTCAACGAAGAGGCGACCACTGACCTCCACCGCCGAGGATATCTGCTTCCCGCCTACATGATGGTGGCGTCCCAATCTCAACTAAAGCGTTTGATAGAATTAAAAAACGCCAAGGTTACAACTTAG
- a CDS encoding cupin-like domain-containing protein yields MPVLKHATAITEVQLSPGTPPSEALLLSDTPWVARGYVADWPLVKAAARGADDALAYIAGFYQGRPVNAFLAEPEFEGRFFYNDDLTGFNFIQVNTQLTQVFEKLLAFSTSNEKNPALYVGSTQTSAWLPGFNEAHPLPCNLPEPMTSLWIGNESRVAAHFDFPRNIACCVLGERRFTVFPPEQVENLYVGPWDLTPAGQPISMVDFHSIDYAQFPKFKEAEEHAQTTTLEPGDVIYLPNMWWHQVESLSPINGLVNFWWQETPGVYGSPTEALKHAFLSIRSLPLHQRKALKTMFDHYVFAETTEHLEHLPEASWGRLGGISDTLARQLRAELTNSLKR; encoded by the coding sequence ATGCCTGTGCTTAAGCACGCAACTGCTATAACGGAAGTCCAGCTATCACCAGGCACCCCGCCGTCTGAAGCACTCTTGCTTTCGGATACGCCATGGGTGGCCCGTGGCTATGTCGCTGACTGGCCGCTGGTCAAAGCCGCAGCACGTGGAGCGGACGATGCGCTTGCCTACATTGCCGGCTTTTACCAAGGTCGGCCGGTTAATGCTTTTTTAGCAGAGCCTGAATTCGAAGGCCGTTTCTTTTACAACGACGACCTCACCGGCTTTAACTTTATACAGGTTAATACGCAATTAACGCAGGTCTTTGAAAAGCTGTTGGCGTTTTCGACGAGCAATGAGAAAAACCCCGCCCTCTATGTTGGAAGCACTCAAACGAGTGCTTGGCTACCGGGCTTTAACGAGGCTCATCCACTGCCCTGCAATTTACCGGAACCGATGACCAGCCTATGGATTGGGAACGAATCACGGGTTGCAGCGCACTTCGATTTTCCACGTAATATTGCGTGCTGTGTACTGGGTGAGCGACGATTTACAGTGTTCCCTCCGGAGCAAGTAGAGAATCTTTATGTTGGACCATGGGACCTAACGCCCGCGGGACAGCCCATCAGCATGGTAGATTTTCACAGCATTGATTACGCACAGTTTCCTAAATTTAAGGAAGCCGAAGAACACGCTCAAACGACAACTCTAGAACCTGGCGATGTCATTTATCTGCCAAATATGTGGTGGCACCAAGTAGAGTCTCTTAGTCCTATCAATGGACTGGTCAACTTCTGGTGGCAAGAGACACCGGGTGTTTATGGGTCACCAACTGAAGCCCTCAAGCATGCATTTCTGAGCATACGCTCACTACCCTTACATCAGCGTAAGGCCCTTAAGACGATGTTTGATCACTACGTCTTCGCAGAGACCACAGAACATCTCGAACACCTGCCAGAAGCAAGCTGGGGCCGGTTGGGCGGTATCTCTGACACACTCGCCCGACAGCTACGTGCTGAACTCACTAATTCGTTAAAACGGTAG
- a CDS encoding tryptophan halogenase family protein: MKQRTVNNVVIAGGGTAGWMAAAALSRLVGRKINVTLVESEEIGTVGVGEATIPTILTINRLLQIPEPDFIKLTSGTFKLGIRFENWRKQGEDYIHSFGDTGKGSWAAGFHHFWLRAKEMGLAEEYGEYCTELKAAEAERFAITSQNKLNYAYHLDATKYGMYLRRLAESSGATRIEGKIKRVETSSEDGFIEALHLEDGQRIEGDLFIDCTGFRALLSEGALATGFDDWSHWLPANRAWAVQSELKEHPKPYTRAIAHKVGWQWRIPLQHRAGNGLVYSNEFMDDDTARELLLSNVPDKPLTEPRPIKFVTGQRKQYWNKNCIAIGLSSGFIEPLESTSIHFIQNGIMWLLLMFPDACIEPSTVNEYNRTMRSEAEHIRDFIVLHYTLNQRHGDPFWDYCRNMDLPDSLKHRMELFERSARVFKPQDDVFAENSWVQVMMGQGMEPQGYHNIAQAMSESQMTAFLKGIQHEVAQTVAKLPEHGAFVKTLVQHARV; the protein is encoded by the coding sequence ATGAAGCAGCGCACAGTAAACAATGTTGTTATCGCAGGCGGTGGAACCGCGGGCTGGATGGCGGCCGCCGCGCTATCACGTTTAGTGGGCCGGAAGATTAACGTCACGCTCGTCGAATCGGAAGAAATTGGCACCGTGGGGGTTGGCGAAGCGACGATCCCCACCATACTTACAATTAACCGTCTCCTTCAAATACCCGAGCCCGACTTCATTAAATTAACCAGTGGCACATTCAAGCTAGGAATTCGCTTTGAGAACTGGCGCAAGCAAGGCGAGGATTACATACACTCCTTTGGTGACACCGGTAAGGGCAGCTGGGCTGCTGGCTTCCATCATTTTTGGCTACGTGCAAAAGAAATGGGCCTTGCGGAAGAGTATGGCGAGTACTGCACCGAGCTTAAGGCGGCAGAGGCGGAGCGATTTGCAATCACCAGCCAGAATAAGTTGAACTACGCCTATCACCTTGATGCGACGAAATACGGTATGTATCTCAGGAGGCTCGCCGAGTCGTCAGGTGCCACACGTATAGAGGGCAAGATTAAGCGTGTTGAGACGTCGTCTGAAGATGGTTTCATCGAAGCACTTCACCTCGAAGATGGTCAGCGCATTGAGGGCGATCTATTTATCGACTGCACAGGTTTCAGAGCGCTCTTAAGCGAAGGTGCCCTCGCTACTGGTTTTGATGACTGGAGTCACTGGCTCCCCGCAAATCGCGCTTGGGCGGTGCAAAGCGAGTTAAAGGAACACCCCAAGCCTTACACACGGGCTATCGCTCATAAAGTCGGCTGGCAGTGGCGGATCCCGCTGCAACATCGAGCAGGCAATGGGCTTGTCTACAGCAATGAATTCATGGACGACGACACCGCGAGAGAACTTCTACTCTCGAATGTGCCTGATAAGCCTCTCACCGAGCCGCGTCCTATCAAGTTTGTAACGGGACAGCGCAAGCAGTATTGGAACAAGAACTGTATCGCCATTGGTCTGTCGAGTGGCTTTATTGAGCCTTTAGAGTCGACGAGCATTCACTTCATTCAAAACGGCATCATGTGGCTACTACTGATGTTCCCAGATGCCTGCATCGAGCCAAGCACAGTGAACGAGTACAATCGAACGATGCGCTCGGAGGCAGAGCATATTCGGGACTTTATTGTCCTTCATTACACTCTGAATCAGCGCCATGGTGATCCCTTCTGGGATTATTGCAGAAATATGGATCTGCCCGATTCACTCAAGCATCGTATGGAACTCTTCGAGCGCTCCGCGCGGGTATTCAAACCCCAGGACGATGTCTTTGCAGAGAATTCGTGGGTTCAGGTAATGATGGGCCAAGGTATGGAGCCGCAGGGCTATCACAACATCGCTCAAGCAATGTCTGAATCCCAAATGACGGCGTTTTTAAAAGGCATACAGCACGAGGTCGCCCAAACCGTTGCCAAACTTCCTGAACACGGCGCGTTTGTTAAGACCCTTGTCCAGCACGCCCGTGTTTAG